In Candidatus Accumulibacter cognatus, the genomic window CGCGCGCGGCGGCCTCGAAGCGCACTCGGGCCGAGCGAACGAGGCGTTCATCGCTTAATCGCTGCCCAGAGGCGGCGAGTGCTAGAGCGACACCGGCGTTTCCCGTGAACGGACCGGCGGCCCTACCGTCCGCACTGCGCGACGCGAGCCAGGTTGCGCCGGCCGCCACGGCAGCGTCGAAGTCCGTGCGCCTGCACGCGTCGCCGACGGCGAGCAGCCCGAGCACGATGCCTGCGGCACCGAGGTTGATCCCCTCACAGTCGTGCGCGCGCATGAAGTGCTCGTTACGCCAGCACGCACCGGCAGCGCGCGGCTGCACGAAGGCCATGCTCGCGTGCGCCGCTTCGATAGCGGCGCGCCGGCACCAACGCGTGAGGGCGTCGGCGGCGGGGAGGTCGCACTCGTCCACTACTTTCCAGTCGGATGCGCTCGTACGCAACACTTGGCCGACCGCGGCCGCGTCAGGTCGCAACGAGGCGTCGCTTGCCTGCCAGCGCTGCACGCAACGCGCGGCCTCATGCAGCCCCTCATTGCGCAACAGCGATGCCGCCCGGCCGATCGGCAGCAGGCCAGGCGGCGTATCCAGAAACGCCTGCACAACGCAACCACCGAGCGCGAAGACGTCACGCGCGGTGGCAGCGGGCGAGATACGTCCTCGAATCCCAGGGTCGAGGTAGCCGGGCGTTCCGCCCGGCCGCATCAACGCGCCTATGTGCGTTGCCAGTTCGAAGTCGATCAGGCCGACACCGCCAGCGTGTCGGATGGCGTTTTCCAGCTTGACATCGCCGTGGACCAAACCGGCCGCATGCACCTGTGCGACCGCTTCAGCTAGCAGTGGCAAGGCTGCAATGCGCTCGGTGCGAGATAGCTCGCAGACCAGCTCGCCGCGGAAATCGGCCATCACCAGCAACGGCTGGGATTCGTCGACAAACACGAGCGGAGCGGGCACGAGTCCGGGTTGGTGCTGCAGTAAGCGCAGCGCGGCGAATTCGTTGCGCATCAGGTCGCGGATGTCAAAGCCCATCGCATCGCCCGCGGCGCCGCGGCGCCCGGCTTTGATCACTACGGTTTGCAGCGATTGGACCTGGACCGAGAGCCAGGTAGCCGCGCGCGGCGTTTGCCCCAAGCGCACGAGCGGCAGGTACTCTGATCCGGCCAGCCAGAGCGGCTGGTTCGACATGACACGCGGGGGTTCCGGTGGAACACCCGGCAGCGGTGGTGCAGGTTTGTCGACATCCGTCTTCACGACGGCGGCCCCTGCGTCAGCGACGAGCGAACCATTGGGACCCCGCCACCCAAAGCGGTGCACGCCGACGCCGTCGACCACCTCGTCGGTGACGCGGTACACGCCATAACGGAACGATACCGCGCCGGCGGCGCGGAGCTGCCGATCCGTGATCACCTCCGGCCCCCGACTGATTGGCCACGCGGCATCGAGCGCGACTATCGCCGCGCGCGCACTGGCGATATCGGGGGAGTAAACGGTGAGCACCTTGCCGAGTTGATTAGCGCCAGCGTCGCCCGAGTTAAGCAACACAACATCTTCAAGATGCCGCAGCACCTTGAAGGGCACCCGCAGACCGGCGAGCAATCCGGCAAGTTCGCGCAGCATTCTTGCTGCCTCGGCAGCTGATGCACTGACGTGGATCTTCCAACCCTGCGCAAGTGACTCGCTGCCCACAGGATCGAAGAAACGCCATCGCAATGGCCGATCGACCCAATCAACGGTACGCCACCCGTGGGCGAACACCTCGCCCAGAAACGAGAGCGTGGCGCAATAATCCTGTGCCGCGCTGTCGTTCACGTCCGTGGCCGGCGCGGCTTGCATACGCCAGCCTCGACAAGTCGAAAAGTCAACCGTGGCGCGTCGCTTGGCAGGTGTGCCAGGGGCAGGCGTGGACTAGGCCGCCGCGATTCTCAGACTCCAGGTTCGCGGTGGGAGGTACCGATCTCGACAACGCGTCCAGTAGTTGTGAGCGGTCGCTGCATCCGGCGTACCCTGCGTCACGCATCTCATCCACCTTAGAACGAACCATATCCCGAAGTTGCTCCATTTTCCGATCTCCTTGTAGAGGAATGTTGCCCGTCAACCTGCTAAGCATGCCTGATCCACTTTGGCGGCGCGATGTTAGCATATTGCATGTATGATGTGATAGTCGGAGTGATGCAATAGGAATCGTCATGTGTCTGCCCGGAGAGCCTGCAAGCGCGTTATTGCCGATCTTCGATCCCGCCTTTAAGGCAGACCCTCACCCGTTCTATGCAGCGCTGCGCAGACTCGCCGGCGTAAGCAGGATGCGCCTGCCTTCCGGCACGGGGGTCTGGATCGTCTTGCGCTACGATCACGCGCGCAAGCTGCTAAGGGATCCCCGACTGTCGAAGGTGCCGCAGCGCGAGGACGGCGCCGCGCCGAAGCACGCGCTGTTCAACCACTTGCTGACAATGGACCCGCCGTCGCACGCCGTGGCACGCAGCGTCCTCGCCCCGTGCTTCTCGCCGCGTGTCCTGCGCGCGTTCGAGCCGCGCGTTTCAGGCCTCGTGGACGCGCTGTTGCAGCGCATACCATGCGACGACGAGCCGTTCGACGTTCTGACCGCATTTGCCGGACCGCTCGCGCAGTCAGTGGTGTGCGAACTGGTCGGCGTACCCGACGACGTGCGCGAATCGCTCGCGCGCGGACTCGACGACCTCGACCGCGCCGACTTCGATGCGCCCGATCGGGTACCTGGAATCACGCAGCACCTGTTCGATACACTGCTGGGCGTGTGCAATCGACGCGCGAGCTTGCCGCCCGAGAGCCTGCTGGCCACCCTGTGCGCAGCGCGTGACCACGGAAGCATCCCTCCTGAACAGGTGGTTTCGCTAACGTACCTCGTTTTGGCCGCCGGCCGCGAGACTGCAGCCAACCTAATCGCCAACGGCCTCCTCAGGCTGCTGACCCGGCCCCCCACTTGGGCTGAACTGGCGCGCGCGCCCCAACACGCTGGGGCGCTAGTGGAAGAGTTGCTGCGGCTCGAAAGTCCATTGGAGATGGCGACCGCGCGCTACGCGATCGCTGACATCGCGATCGACGACACAACGATTCGCGCCGGCGATACGGTATTCGTCGGACTTGCCGCGAGCAATCGTGACCCGCTCGCGTTCGAGCGGCCGGACGAGCTTGACCTCTCACGCACCGCAGGTAGCAAGCACCTCGCGTTCGGTTACGGGATCCACAGATGCCTCGGCGCGATCCTGGCGCGCATCGAGGCGCGCATCGCGCTAGCTAGGCTCGCCGCCCACTTCCCGTCGTTGGAACTCGCGGTACCCGCTGGCCAGCTTGCCTGGAAGCCGGGGCTGATCACGCGCGGACTACAGAACCTGCCAGTGCGCCGTGGTGCGCCCGGCCGAAAAACATTCGCCGACCTTCTCCCGGGATGAGTTGCGATGCGCGGAGTGCTCAAAGCGAGCTGCATATTCGCATGTTTTCGATAACCCGAAAGAGGCCCAACGACCAGGGGTGTGATTCAAAGTGATGCGTCGTTGAGATGACCCCTTTATGCGGCTTCTTTTTCGACACCCCGCCAATAGGCGTCCCATTCCCGGTTGGCCCGGTTAAGCCGTAGGGCTAACATGGTCTCGATATGATCTGGTGACCACCAAGCACCGGGAAGCTTGATCCGCTCCTGGATAACGTAGCGGTGGGCGCTCTCGATTTCCCCCGACCCAATGGGTAGCCCCTGCTTGATCGCGCCTTGGTAGTCCAGTTGATCCCGGCGGTTACGAATATAGCGGTCACAGGCGGTGGCGGGGTCGTCGCTATTGGTCTCTACGAACGGTGCCAACGCTTCCAGCACAGCACCGGATTGGTTCGCCTTGAGCCGACTTTTTTGTTCTTCCAACCAGGCTCGGGGATCATTGGCGGCGCAGACCTTGGACGCTTCGCCGAGGTACTCGCAGAGATGGAAGAAATCCACCAAATAGGCTCCTTGCGCACCGAATTGGATCTCCTCCTGCGTGACAATCCACGACGCGCCATCGCCCACCGCATGCAGGTAACTCCCCGGGCCAAACCCCGCTTTGGCCGCACAACGCCACCACTGTCGCCCGCTTTCCTCGACCCCACCGGCAAAATTTCCACCAAATATCGGGGTGACGCTGCCTTTCGGATGCACGAGACTCAGGCGAACTTCTTTCCAGGCCAAACGCTTCCCTTTGCGTTTGTCTTCGGCATCCGAAGAAATTTCCACCACCGGGACCATCGAACCATCCATCTCGCCGATAAAGGTGACTCCGGCCATCGTCCCGGCCACAATCTCCCGCTTGGCCTCTTGCTCGCAAATGATTGGCGGGTGATGTTCGGTGATCCGTTGAATCGTGCTTACCGGCATCTCGATCCCATAGTGTTCCTTCAGCTTTTCCGGCACCCGCCCAAAAGCCGCATCTGCCCCAAAATCACTCATCACCCGTTGCAACGGCTGCGAACTGCCCCGGCAACTGATCCCCGCACGGGTGCTGAAACGCCGCTCGATCCGTGTGCCATTCCGCCACAGAGGCTCTACCACATCGACTTTACCGAAGGTCGTGTGCCAATAGAGTTTTTTTACCCGCCGGTAACTACTCAGTAGCCCCAGCCAAGGGCTGTGTAGGTCAAGCCAAACGAGGCTGAGGAGGTTGGCCTTGGAAAGTCAGCGTGAGGGCGTGAAAGAGATTGCTCCCTTGCTTGTGCAGGGTGGCAAGGTAGGAACGGATCGTGCAAAAGGTATCGGCGCCGTTTCTGGTCCGGAAGCCGCCGGAGATCTTCTGTTTGACCTTCGGCATGCGAACCGCCTGCTCGGCAAGGTTGTTGGAGAACGGGACGCTGGGGTCAGAAGCGAAGCGCCAGACATCATCGGCATAGGTGCGCAAGCGCCAGAGGAGGTTGGTCGCCTTGCTCTGTCGTGTTCGTCCGCGCTTCCCCGATTTTTCCGCCTGCGGATTGAGGACCTCGCCTTCGCTGAGAATTTCGGTATATCGGTTACGCCACAGCGCAACGCGTTCGACGGGTAGCGAACCGCCCGCCTGGTTCACCTCATGGCAGGCAGCCACCAGAAGTTCGATCAGGCGGCCTGCCCAAGCCTGCTGGAGTTCCTCGAAAAGATAGGTCAATTCCCGCAGGTGATGGGCATTGCACAGCCCGTGCTTGCACAGCAGATCGCGGTAAGGTTTCCAGCCGTCGTGGATCAGTGTGCCCAGAAAGCCGGGGAGAATCCCCAGCGCATCGAAGGCCCGCTTGCCCCGTTTCTCGTGACAGCCGACCCAGGTGAGCGTCGCCGTCACCAGCGCGTGCATCCAGTGCAGCTTACCGGCCACCCGCATCCCGGTTTCGTCCGCATGAGCGACCTCGGCCGTTTGGATGGCTTCACCCATCAAGGCCACGGTCGGCGCCAGGCGAACAGCCGCCTCTTCGCTGGCCGCCAGCACCGTCGCCTCAGCCATCGGCAGGCCAAAGAAATCGCCCATCAACGCCGCCGTGCGTTGTACCGGCATCATGTGGTGGTGCGTGAGATGAACAGCGGCAGCCATGGCCGCCGGACCATACTGCACCGGCGCAGAAATGCCGGGAGGAAACTCGCCGCGGCAAATCTTGCCGCAGGCGCACTGCGCCGCCAGAACCTGATGCTCCGTCACCTCGAAGCGCAACGGCGGCAAATCGAACACCTGACGGGTTTCGACCACCGATCTCTCGGGCAAGGGACGCTGGCACTCTGCGCAGTGCGACGGTGGCGCATGCGTCACGATCCGATCCGGTTCGGCAACCTTCTTGAGACCATGCCCCTGGTGCCCTTTCTGCCCGCCCGTCGGGCGTTCCCCGCATTTGCGCAGAGATTTGGGCTGCGGCTTGTTCAGACCGTCCGAAGACGGTGGCTTGCTCGAATTTCGACTGTTGGTCGCCAGCCGCGCTTCCAGTTCCGTGACCTTCAATTGAAGGGCTGTCACTTGCGCCGCCAGATCACGAACCAGCGCCCGCAGCGGCCACAGCTCACGGATCAACTGCTCCTTCTCGGCAACGCTCAGCTTTTCAAGGTCGGGAAGTTCGTCCATGCCGAATTAAAAGCATCAAGCGTGCCAGCCGACCTGAGTAGTTACACCCGCCGAACGTAACTCAGGCTCCACTCGTGCCACTGCCACACTCTTCTCCACTCCACGTTCCGCCCAGGCGGCCAGAGCTTCGTTGCCCATCTGGCGGAGTTCTTCGATCACTCGACGTTCCGCTGCATCCGCCTTCTCCAAGTCTCCGGCAGCGTCTTCCACCACGCCCAGCAAGCTTTCCATACGGGCACGCAACGTAGGATGACGATTCAGACGCTCCAACAACATCTGGTCGCGGTCAGTGGCTAGCATGGCTGTTCCCTCTGGTGGCAAATGCTGAAATTATCGGGCTTGCATCACTTTGAATCACACCCACGACCAGTTGTAGAGAGGGGAGTATGTCAATTGACAAGCGGCACGCGTATCTGATCAGTTGTACGGCGTTGGGACTTGAGGCTGACTTCGAATCGTTCGAGGGCGCCACCGGTTATGCAGATGTCGAAGCGCTCTGGCTCCGCAATCTGCTCCTGGGCTTGCCATTAGCAAGAGATCATCACTCCGAGATAGGGGGAACTTCATGAGCACTATAAGCCCCTTGTTCCTCCATCTGATGGACCGGCCGCGGTCACTCCGTATGGCGTCAGCATTCGCCACGCTTGCATCGTCGGGGCGCTCGATCTATCGGGCTGTGGAACAGCAGATCGCCCATTGCCTGCCCTTACATGTCGGGATTGTCACTTTCGGGATACCGATGAGATAGAAGTGGGGACGGATGCCAACAAGGTATCGACGAGCCTCAATCTGTCACATGCGCATCTGGCACGGCTCTCGCTGCAGGGGTCTCGATTGACGCATCTACGAGGCATAGGCATGAAAGTGGATGTGGCGGTAGATATCTCTCGTATAGAGCCTCTCGACGATTTTCGTGAACAGAAATGGCCAGGCGTGGAACCGGGGGTATTCATCCGCGAAACAGAGGGTCAAGCTAAGGCTAGGCAGGAAGGAATCGACAAGGGGGGTTCCGCACTACCTAGCCCTCCGCCTCTCCCCGCGCAACTCCAAGCATGCTCGAACGGTGACTGGCCTTCTTCGTCGCGCGAACATTGCTGGTGTGATCTGTCGCGATCCGTAGTTGGGGGACAGTTCATTGCTGACGGAGCAACAAAACCCGCTCCTCCCCAAGTGGGACATCTTGATCCGACCGACCTGCCCGGTATGAATATTCGCAGAAATCACCTAAAGAAGCCGAATCCTCTGTCGTCCGAGGGCTGGAAGAGATACTCGATCGATTGGAACAGGCCGGTACTGGGGACGAAGTCGTTCGACAGGCTGTATACCTGTTGACGTGCTTCGAGCTTGGTTGGCCCACCGTCCTGTCTGACATGTCCGGAGACTTCCCCATAGGATTTGACCCACGCGTCATTGTAGTCTGGCACGGAGAAATCGCGGGTTACCGTTACCCCCATTGACAGTGACCGAGAAGCTGGCGGCCGAGGTCGCACCGTAAGACAGACCGCCGTAGGAATAGCTTTCGGTCGCACTCGACCCGTTGGCGGCATTTGCCGCGGGATCCGCGATCTCCGTCGTCAGACTGTACCCGCGACCCACCAGACTTGCGTACGCGGGACCGAACAGACCCAATCCGTCGACCCCTGTAAAGATCGTACCGCTGGTCGTGAAAGTCCACGGTGTCGCGGCTGCTGGGCCTATCGTGGCGAACCCCGCCGCAATTGTGACGCTGGTTATCCATGCGCCAAGTCTCATTACATTTCCTCGCTAGAACACGCGCAGCGGAATGGCGCTGTTCCGTCTGTGTGCTGCCCGCCCTTGCCCCAGCGCCATCGTCGCTGAGGCAACCGCAGGATGTCTGGTTGTAACAAAGAACAAGATCAGCATCGTTCTTCGTAAGCGTTCAGCGCAGCCATCTCTGAGTGGACGCAATTTCCGCCGGGTCAACCGTGTATCCGCCGGCGCAACAGCCGGAGGCCGGCAAGCGCGAGTCCCAACAGGGCCAGTGATGAGGGTTCTGGCACTCCAGTCGGTGGTGGGGGGGAGGCTCCGATCGCCCGCAACGAACCACCGCCCGCCAACGCATAGGCGGCGCCGCGCAGGTAGGCATTACGGCTGTCGCTGGCGTCGTAGTAGATGTCGATGCCGTTGCCGTACAAATGACTCAGCAGGGAAAGGTCATTTCCTTCGAGCAGCAGCGCATCGATGTACAACGCGGTGCCGTGGTTGTCTGTATTGCCGTCACCCAACCGCAGGATATCGCCAGCCCCGAGAAACAGCGTGTCCCACGCGAAGTTGTCGGCAAAGCCTCCCGCGCCGCGATCTTCACCAGCCAGCAGGAAGGTATGGTCACCGCCCCCAACGAATGCCAGATAGGCGTCGAGCGTGTTCCACAGGTCGCCCTGCCGGCTGTAGTTCTCGAAGTCGCCACCGACGAACCAGCGGTCACCGGTGCCACCGACCAGATAGCCGGCAGCCCCCACGACGAGTTTGCCGACATGGGTATCGGAAGGATCGCTGATATAGGCGCCGTGGTTGGTAAAGGTTCCGGTAAAGGTCGCGGTCGTGTCGGTGAGCTTCCATGTGCCGTGGTTGACGACATCGCTATTGAACACCGATCCGCCGGCGTTGTGCAGATGGACCTTGCCGCCCGTCTGGTTGACGACGCTGCCGGTGAAATTCAGGCTGCCGCCTCCGCCCACGTCGACCGTGCCGCGGTTGTCGAGCGCCGTGGCGAGAGACTGGCTGCCAGCGATGACGACGTTCATCGTGCCGCGGTTGTCGATGCTCGGGGTGTTCAGCGTGCCACCGGAGAGGTGCAGCGTTCCCTCATTCTGGATGCTGCCCGCGTTCAGCACACCGCCTGCGAGACGGTAGGTGCCTTTGTGGCCAGTTTCCAGCCTGTCGGTCGTATGCGTCCCACCGGTCTGTTTGAAGATGCCGGTAGCCGGAGCGTAATGATGCACTTCATCCCATGTGTCGTCGTCATGCCAGACATAGTCGATCCAGTTATCCTCGCCAACGACGGTTTTTCCAGTTACGGAAAGCGTACCGGATCCAGAAAGGTTGTACGTGCCCGTTCCACCCGACTGGCCGCCAGTTACCCACAAGCGTCCCGTCGTGTGCAGGCCTCCAGTATGCTCGAACGTGCCGCTTTCCGATCCGCCGATCTGTGATTCGGCGCGTACCGAAAGAGTCCCGCTACCCAAGCTGTACGAACCCTTTCCTCCATAGTTATGGTTGCCCACTTCTAGAAAGAATGCAGAGGTGCTCCCACCGTTCTGGATGAAAGTCCCGGTACCCCCATATCCGACAGAAACACTTCCCGCGGTCAGGTTTCCGTCATTCAGCCTATAGTCCCCTGTGCCATCGAACACGCCAATACTGAGAGAACGTATATCCGCACTTCCACCATCCTGGACGAACGATCCGCGGCCACCAGAGAATCCAACCTCTACGTTGCCTGCTGCTTGGAGAGACCCGGCTCCCGACAGACGATACACCGGCACGGACGCTGACGAAGCACCGTCGCTAGCTCCTACAGCGATCAACAGGAAATCCTTTACCACATGCGCCCCGCCGGTGTTGTTTAGCACGCCGTACGCTCGAAGATCGAGGCGGTCGCCTTCGAGCCTGCCGCCGAGCAAGTTATAAGTGGCGCCCTCGCCCCCTATGCTCAGGTAGTTCGCGTTGTTGTTCCCCAACGACTGTTGAACAACGCTACCTTTGTTCACGAGCATGACCCCAGAGTTTATCTGCCCTCCCGCCAAGACCAGACTACCGGTGCCGCCGCCGCCTGCTCCCACAGTGATCTGGCCACTCACGGACAACAACCCACCCCGGAACGTCGCTTCACCCCTTCCTCCGTCCCATCCGATATCGAGGTTCTTGGCCATGATGGTTCCGCCGGACTGATCCAGAATACCCGTCCCAGCGTGGCCGACCACCAGCTTCTTGCCAACGGTCAGATCTCCGCCAGCGACTATCGCTGTCCCCTCACCACGACCATCGATCGAGCCCCCGACATGGAAATCGCCGACCGTGGTCGAGGTCCCACCCGATTGCTTGTAAAGGCCGCTGCCGTATGGTCCGACGTAGGTATCGAGTCCCACCGTCAGGTTGCCGCCAGCCAGCGTATAAGTGCCGTCATGTCCCGACCACCCACCAAGGATAAGATAGCGCCCCACACTGTGCGTGCCGCCCTCTTGAATGATTACTCCTGTGGATGAACCGATAACATCAACATAATTGGTGCCAGCAACGACATCCCTGCCCACCGAAAGCGTACCGTTGGACAAGTGATAAGTTCCAGACGATCCGGCATCGTTGCCTACCCTCAAGTCCAAATTGACGACGTTGCTTCCCGCGCTCTGAAGATGGAACCCGACGCCCGAACCAGAACTGCCGCAGTCACTGTAGCAATTCACGCCGACCAGTTCGTAGGTCGACTGCAGAGTGCCGCCGAGTTGATAAAGCATGTGATCACTGCCGATTTGCAGTGTATGCAGCGCAACAGGAGCAACCCCATCGTGGTAGAAGACGAACGGATCTGTCCCTGCGCGGACCAGTAGCGCCTCATCGCCCGCGCCCGGAACCCCTGCGGTCCAGTTGCTTCCGTGGTTCCAATCGCTACCAAAAATGGGGTCGCTGGGCTCCCCCAGCCAGTACGTGCTAGCCGTCAGGGCCGGGGTGGCGTAGGCCAGCAGCAGGGCGGCAGCCAGTTTGTCAAGATGAAAGCGGCGCGTCGGACGCGACTTGAGGTTCACGTGGGATTCCTTTCTGAAATGAGCCTTGTGGTGGAAACGCGTTGAGGAGAGAAAAGCGGCGAGGACGATTGCCACATCACTTGGCTGGCATCTGGGCGATCATCTTCGCCACCTGTGAATCCTTGCCTACCGGCTCAAGCGCTACGATGTGGCGATCGTTGAGATACATGAGGTTTGGCGCGTGCTATTCGGAGCCGCGACGCAGCAGCACGTTCTTGACTTCCTTGGTTTCGGGATCCGTCTGGCGCTGGATGTAATAGACATCGCGCAGCAAGGGATACGCGCTGCCAGCCCCTTCAAGCCGCCCATAGAGCACCTGGCCGTTATCCAGATAGACAGCCTGATACTCGGTTTCCAAGTGGATTTTTGCGGCTTTCTGGTCGCAGCCGGCAAGCAACGACAAGACCGCGGCGAGCACAACAATGCCCCGTGTGTTGTTCATGATCTTCCCCATGAATTATTCTTGTTAGTGACTCATGGTTAATAAGCAATAATCATGCTAACAATTTATATTAATGTTAAATCATATGATTATGATCTTTCTTCTTCTTCTTCTTCTTCTTCTTCTTCTTCTTCTGCAGTGTAAAAAATTCCGACAGTGGGATCCGTATGGTCACACGCGATTCGCCTCTTGGATGGTTTGCGGGTGGCTGGCAGTCTTCTCCGCGAGTTGCGCTGCTGGTGATCGTGCAGAGGCTCGCCCGTCAGTCGGTTGAGACATGAACCCAGAAACCGAAGTTAGCCAACTCCATGCGCATCATTTACCAGCAACTGATGCCTTGGTTTATGGCCATCGAGCCTTGAAGCCAGGCAGAGACTCGTCTCAACGCCTCCCGCGCTGGCGCGAAGTGAGCAGGCAATCCGGTTAGGCGTTTAAGCGGGTGTTGAAACAAGCAGATTGGTGTGAGTGTTTGAACCCGGAGCCCGGAGCCACAGTGATGAGCAGGGTATCGAAGGTGCGACGCAACTCGCGTTGGAGATTCTCGTCGTGTGGATCAATGGCCTGGAGGTTCTTGAGTGGCGGTCCCAGGTGGGGTTTACCGGCACTGGCGAGAACGGGTTTGATGATTTTCTCTCGGAGGATGAGCTAGCTAGCGAGAATACTGTTGAGGGAGGGTGATCACCGATGTCAACGCCTCTCCATCGAACAAGGCACTTCGACCAACATTTTCATTCACACCCGCCGACATTGCCGGGCACGCGCGGCATGCTGCGATGCGGTAAAATGCCGGCATGTTCTATCCTTTTTTACGTCGCTTTTTCTTCGCTCTCGACCCCGAAACCGCCCACCTTGTCGGGATGAGCGGCGTCGATTTCCTCAACGCCACGGGCGCGCGCTGTCTGCTTGCTGCCGCGGTGCCGCCGGACCCGCGGCAGGTGATGGGACTGGTTTTTCCCAACCCGGTCGGCCTGGCGGCGGGTCTCGACAAGAACGGCGAACATATCGATGCTCTGGCCGCCCTCGGTTTCGGTTTCATCGAGATCGGTACCGTGACCCCGCGTGCGCAGCCCGGCAATCCGAAGCCACGCCTGTTCCGCATTCCGGAGCGGCAGGCGATCATCAATCGCATGGGCTTCAACAACGATGGCGTCGAGAAGCTGCTGGCCAATGTCGCCCGTTCACGCTTCGCTCGTACCGGCGGAATTCTCGGAATCAATATCGGCAAGAACTTCGATACCCCGATCGAGAACGCCGCCGACGATTACCTGAGCTGTCTTGAGCGCGTTTATGGCGTCGCCAGTTATGTGACGGTCAACATTTCGAGTCCGAACACCAAGAACCTGCGCGAACTGCAGCAGGACACCGCGCTCGACGCGCTGCTCGGTCGGCTGAAAGGCGCCCAGTCGCGGCTCGCCGACCGCCATGGCCGATATGTGCCGCTGGCCCTGAAAATTGCTCCGGACCTCGAAGATTCGCAGATCCAGGCGATTGCCGACCTGTTGCGCCAGCACCGGATGGAGGGCGTCATCGCCACCAACACCACGCTCTCGCGGGCCGCTGTCGCCGGCCTGGCGAATGCCGAACAGGCAGGCGGTCTGTCCGGTGCGCCGCTGCGGGCGATGTCCACCGCGGTGGTGAAAAAACTGTCGCTCGCCCTGGCCGGTGAAGTGCCGATCATCGGCGTCGGCGGCATCCTGTGTGGTGCCGACGCGGCCGAGAAGATCGCTGCCGGTGCCAGCCTGGTGCAGTTCTATACGGGCTTCATCTACCGCGGCCCTGGGCTGGTTGGCGAGGTGGCCGCGGCGATCGCCGGCCAGCGCCGTGTTTGATTTTGCATGGCGTGGTTGGCAACGTGGTTGAATGGACACACTGGCCGGGGGATAATCGCGGCGCCCCGGACCCCGTTGCCTCCTGCCCAACGGTCGTCGCTGCTCAGACCCCCCGGATCATGAAAACCATGAACGTTTCCACCAACCCCGCCCATCTCCCACTCGCTGGCGATGGGGAGATTCGTCAGTCGCCAGCGCGACTTTCAGGGTAAGCGGAACATGACTCACTACCTGTTCATCATTGTCGGTGCCGTCCTCGTGAACAACGTCGTGCTGGTGAAAATCCTCGGGCTGTGCCCGTTCACGGGGGTTTCCAAGAAACTGGAGACGGCGTTCGGCATGGGCGCGGCGACCACTTTCGTGCTCACTGTGGCGACCGGTGCCAGCTACGTCATCGATCACTACCTATTGATGCCGTTCGGACTCGAATATCTGCGGACCCTTTCCTTCATCTTCACCATCGCCGCCATCGTGCAGCTCACCGAGATGGTGATCCAGAAGACCAGCCCCTTGCTGCACCAGGTGCTCGGCATTTATCTGCCGCTGATCACGACCAACTGTGCGGTACTCGGCGTCCCCTTGCTGAACGTTGCCAACAAGCATGACTTTGTCGAGTCCCTGCTTTTTGGTGCCGGCTGTGCCATTGGTTTCTCACTGGTTCTGGTGCTCTTTGCGGGTATCCGCGAACGCGTCGAAGGGGCCGATGTGCCGACCCATTTTCGGGGAACGGCGATTGCCATGGTGACCGCCGGCCTGATGAGCCTGGCGTTCATGGGCTTTGCCGGACTGGACAAGTATCAATGATCAGCAC contains:
- a CDS encoding quinone-dependent dihydroorotate dehydrogenase; its protein translation is MFYPFLRRFFFALDPETAHLVGMSGVDFLNATGARCLLAAAVPPDPRQVMGLVFPNPVGLAAGLDKNGEHIDALAALGFGFIEIGTVTPRAQPGNPKPRLFRIPERQAIINRMGFNNDGVEKLLANVARSRFARTGGILGINIGKNFDTPIENAADDYLSCLERVYGVASYVTVNISSPNTKNLRELQQDTALDALLGRLKGAQSRLADRHGRYVPLALKIAPDLEDSQIQAIADLLRQHRMEGVIATNTTLSRAAVAGLANAEQAGGLSGAPLRAMSTAVVKKLSLALAGEVPIIGVGGILCGADAAEKIAAGASLVQFYTGFIYRGPGLVGEVAAAIAGQRRV
- the rsxA gene encoding electron transport complex subunit RsxA, producing MTHYLFIIVGAVLVNNVVLVKILGLCPFTGVSKKLETAFGMGAATTFVLTVATGASYVIDHYLLMPFGLEYLRTLSFIFTIAAIVQLTEMVIQKTSPLLHQVLGIYLPLITTNCAVLGVPLLNVANKHDFVESLLFGAGCAIGFSLVLVLFAGIRERVEGADVPTHFRGTAIAMVTAGLMSLAFMGFAGLDKYQ